From Mustela erminea isolate mMusErm1 chromosome 1, mMusErm1.Pri, whole genome shotgun sequence, a single genomic window includes:
- the DHX30 gene encoding ATP-dependent RNA helicase DHX30 isoform X1 — protein sequence MLWTAEARGAAQCQQCTGLAVLRPRWGQRGSEPMGLASRALAAGHVDLAVDRAQHRQRQCKLPPPRLPPMCVNPAPGGTISRASRDLLKEFPQPKNLLNSVIGRALGISHAKDKLVYVHTNGPKKKKVTLHIKWPKSVEVEGYGSKKIDAERQAAAAACQLFKGWGLLGPRNELFDAAKYRVLADRFGSPADSWWRPEPTMPPTSWRQLNPESIRPGGPGGLSRSLGREEEEDEEEELEEGTIDVTDFLSMTQQDSHTPLRDSRGGSFEMTDDDSAIRALTQFPLPKNLLAKVIQIATSSSTAKNLMQFHTVGTKTKLSTLTLLWPCPMTFVAKGRRKAEAENKAAALACKKLKSLGLVDRNNEPLTHAMYNLASLRELGETQRRPCTIQVPEPILRKIETFLNHYPVDSSWISPELRLQSEDVLPLGKDSGPLSDPITGKPYVPLSEAEEVRLSQNLLELWRRRGPVWQEAPQLPVDPHRDTILNAIEQHPVVVISGDTGCGKTTRIPQLLLERYVTEGRGARCNVIITQPRRISAVSVAQRVSHELGPSLRRNVGFQVRLESKPPARGGALLFCTVGILLRKLQSNPSLEGVSHVIVDEVHERDVNTDFLLILLKGLQRLNPALRLVLMSATGDNERFSRYFGGCPVIKVPGFMYPVKEHYLEDILAKLGKHQYPHRHRHHESEDECALDLDLVTDLVLHIDARGEPGGILCFLPGWQEIKGVQQRLQEALGMHESKYLILPVHSNIPMMDQKAIFQQPPVGVRKIVLATNIAETSITVNDIVHVVDSGLHKEERYDLKTKVSCLETVWVSRANVIQRRGRAGRCQSGFAYHLFPRSRLEKMVPFQVPEILRTPLENLVLQAKIHMPEKTAVEFLSKAVDSPNIKAVDEAVILLQEIGVLDQREYLTTLGQRLAHISTDPRLAKAIVLAAIFRCLHPLLVVVSCLTRDPFSSSLQNRAEVDKVKALLSHDSGSDHLAFVRAVAGWEEVLRWQDRSSRENYLEENLLYAPSLRFIHGLIKQFSENIYEAFLVGKPSDCTLASAQCNEYSEEEELVKGVLMAGLYPNLIQVRQGKVTRQGKFKPNSVTYRTKSGNILLHKSTINREATRLRSRWLTYFMAVKSNGSVFVRDSSQVHPLAVLLLTDGDVHIRDDGRRATISLSDSDLLRLEGDSRTVRLLRELRRALGRMVERSLRSELAALPPGVQQEHGQLLALLAELLRGPCGSFDVRKTADD from the exons ctTCTAGGGACCTATTAAAAGAGTTCCCACAGCCCAAAAACCTTCTCAACAGTGTAATTGGAAGAGCCCTCGGCATCTCACATGCAAAGGACAAACTGGTCTACGTGCACACGAATGGACCGAAGAAAAAG aaAGTCACCCTCCACATAAAGTGGCCCAAGAGCGTGGAGGTAGAAGGCTATGGCAGCAAGAAGATCGACGCCGAGCGGCAGGCTGCAGCGGCGGCCTGCCAGCTGTTCAAG GGCTGGGGACTGCTGGGTCCCCGAAACGAGCTGTTTGATGCAGCCAAATACCGTGTGCTAGCCGATCGCTTTGGCTCTCCGGCTGACAGCTGGTGGCGCCCGGAACCCACCATGCCACCTACTTCCTGGCGGCAGCTGAACCCTGAGAGCATTCGGCCAGGGGGCCCTGGGGGCCTGTCCCGCTCCTTGGGccgggaggaagaggaggatgaggaggaagagctgGAAGAGGGGACCATTGATGTCACTGACTTCCTGTCCATGACGCAGCAGGACTCCCACACCCCACTCAGGGACTCGAG GGGGGGTTCCTTTGAAATGACAGACGACGACAGTGCTATTAGGGCTCTGACCCAGTTTCCGCTTCCCAAGAACCTTCTGGCCAAAGTGATTCAGATAGCAACATCGTCCTCCACAGCTAAG AACCTCATGCAGTTCCATACCGTGGGCACCAAGACCAAGCTGTCCACCCTCACTCTGCTCTGGCCCTGTCCCATGACCTTTGTCGCCAAAGGGCGCCGCAAAGCGGAGGCTGAGAATAAGGCGGCGGCCCTGGCCTGCAAGAAACTGAAG AGCCTGGGCCTGGTGGACCGCAACAACGAGCCACTTACCCACGCCATGTATAACCTGGCCTCTCTGCGTGAACTGGGTGAGACGCAGCGCCGGCCgtgcaccatccaggtgcctgaGCCCATCCTCCGAAAGATAGAGACCTTCCTGAACCAT TACCCTGTGGACAGTTCGTGGATCTCCCCGGAGCTCCGGCTGCAGAGCGAGGACGTCTTGCCCCTGGGCAAGGACTCAGGGCCCCTGAGTGACCCTATCACAGGCAAGCCCTACGTGCCCCTGTCAGAAGCAGAGGAGGTACGTCTGAGCCAGAACTTGCTGGAGCTGTGGCGGCGGCGAGGGCCAGTCTGGCAGGAGGCCCCCCAGCTCCCTGTGGACCCGCATCGGGACACCATCCTCAACGCCATCGAGCAGCACCCAGTGGTGGTCATCTCTGGGGACACGGGCTGCGGCAAGACCACGCGCATCCCCCAGCTGCTGCTGGAGCGCTACGTGACCGAGGGCCGCGGCGCACGCTGCAACGTGATCATCACGCAGCCGCGTCGCATCTCCGCTGTGTCCGTGGCACAGCGGGTCAGCCATGAACTGGGCCCCTCCTTGCGCCGGAACGTGGGCTTCCAGGTGCGGTTGGAAAGCAAGCCCCCGGCCCGTGGCGGAGCCCTGCTCTTCTGCACCGTGGGCATCTTGCTGCGGAAGCTGCAGAGCAATCCCAGCCTGGAGGGTGTGAGCCACGTCATTGTGGATGAGGTCCACGAGCGGGACGTGAACACGGACTTCCTGCTGATTCTGCTCAAGGGCCTGCAGCGGCTCAACCCGGCCCTGCGACTTGTGCTCATGAGCGCCACGGGCGATAACGAGCGCTTCTCCCGCTATTTTGGTGGCTGCCCTGTCATCAAGGTGCCGGGCTTCATGTACCCGGTCAAGGAGCACTACTTGGAGGACATCCTGGCCAAGCTGGGCAAGCACCAGTACCCGCACCGGCACCGGCACCACGAG tcTGAGGATGAGTGCGCACTCGATTTGGACCTCGTGACGGATCTGGTTCTGCACATTGATGCCCGAGGGGAGCCAG GTGGAAtcctctgcttcctgcctggTTGGCAGGAGATAAAAGGAGTACAGCAACGCCTCCAGGAGGCCCTGGGCATGCACGAAAGCAAGTACCTCATCCTGCCAG TGCACTCCAACATCCCCATGATGGACCAGAAGGCCATATTCCAGCAGCCGCCGGTTGGGGTGCGCAAGATTGTGTTGGCCACCAATATCGCGGAGACGTCGAtcacagtcaatgatattgtgcATGTGGTGGACAGCGGTCTGCACAAGGAGGAGCGCTATGACCTGAAGACCAAG gtgtcCTGCCTGGAGACTGTGTGGGTGTCACGAGCCAACGTGATCCAGCGCCGGGGCCGGGCGGGCCGCTGCCAGTCAGGCTTTGCCTACCACCTGTTCCCGCGGAGCCGGCTGGAGAAAATGGTCCCTTTCCAAGTGCCAGAGATTCTGCGCACGCCGCTCGAGAACCTGGTGCTACAAGCCAAAATCCACATGCCTGAGAAGACG GCAGTGGAGTTCCTTTCCAAGGCCGTGGACAGTCCGAACATCAAGGCGGTGGATGAGGCTGTGATCTTGCTCCAGGAGATCG GGGTGCTGGACCAGCGGGAGTACCTGACCACCCTGGGGCAGCGCCTGGCCCACATCTCCACTGACCCCCGGCTGGCCAAGGCCATAGTGCTGGCCGCCATCTTCCGTTGCCTGCACCCGCTGCTGGTGGTCGTTTCCTGCCTCACCCGGGACCCCTTCAGCAGTAGCCTGCAGAACAGGGCGGAGGTGGACAAG gTGAAGGCACTGTTGAGCCATGATAGCGGCAGTGACCACCTGGCCTTTGTGCGGGCGGTTGCCGGCTGGGAGGAGGTGCTGCGCTGGCAGGACCGCAGCTCCCGTGAGAACTATCTGGAGGAAAACCTGCTGTACGCCCCCAGCCTGCGGTTCATCCATG GACTCATCAAGCAGTTCTCGGAGAACATTTACGAGGCTTTCCTGGTGGGGAAGCCCTCAGACTgcaccctggcctctgcccagtgCAACGAGTACAGCGAAGAGGAGGAGCTGGTGAAGGGTGTGCTGATGGCGGGCCTCTACCCCAACCTCATCCAG GTGAGACAGGGCAAGGTGACCCGGCAGGGCAAATTCAAGCCCAACAGCGTCACTTACAGGACCAAATCAGGAAACATCTTGCTACACAAGTCGACCATTAACAG AGAGGCCACGCGGCTGCGGAGCCGGTGGCTGACGTATTTCATGGCTGTCAAGTCCAACGGCAGTGTCTTTGTCCGGGACTCCTCCCAGGTGCACCCACTAGCTGTGCTGCTGCTGACCGACGGGGACGTCCACATCCGTG atGATGGGCGCCGGGCTACCATCTCCCTGAGCGACAGTGATCTGCTGCGGCTGGAGGGGGACTCGCGCACCGTGCGGCTGCTTCGGGAGCTGCGCCGAGCACTGGGCCGCATGGTGGAGCGGAGTCTGCGCAGCGAGCTGGCCGCTCTGCCGCCGGGCGTGCAGCAGGAGCACGGGCAGCTGCTGGCGCTGCTGGCGGAGCTGCTGCGTGGGCCCTGCGGCAGCTTTGACGTGCGCAAGACGGCGGATGACTGA
- the DHX30 gene encoding ATP-dependent RNA helicase DHX30 isoform X5 — MCVNPAPGGTISRASRDLLKEFPQPKNLLNSVIGRALGISHAKDKLVYVHTNGPKKKKVTLHIKWPKSVEVEGYGSKKIDAERQAAAAACQLFKGWGLLGPRNELFDAAKYRVLADRFGSPADSWWRPEPTMPPTSWRQLNPESIRPGGPGGLSRSLGREEEEDEEEELEEGTIDVTDFLSMTQQDSHTPLRDSRGGSFEMTDDDSAIRALTQFPLPKNLLAKVIQIATSSSTAKNLMQFHTVGTKTKLSTLTLLWPCPMTFVAKGRRKAEAENKAAALACKKLKSLGLVDRNNEPLTHAMYNLASLRELGETQRRPCTIQVPEPILRKIETFLNHYPVDSSWISPELRLQSEDVLPLGKDSGPLSDPITGKPYVPLSEAEEVRLSQNLLELWRRRGPVWQEAPQLPVDPHRDTILNAIEQHPVVVISGDTGCGKTTRIPQLLLERYVTEGRGARCNVIITQPRRISAVSVAQRVSHELGPSLRRNVGFQVRLESKPPARGGALLFCTVGILLRKLQSNPSLEGVSHVIVDEVHERDVNTDFLLILLKGLQRLNPALRLVLMSATGDNERFSRYFGGCPVIKVPGFMYPVKEHYLEDILAKLGKHQYPHRHRHHESEDECALDLDLVTDLVLHIDARGEPGGILCFLPGWQEIKGVQQRLQEALGMHESKYLILPVHSNIPMMDQKAIFQQPPVGVRKIVLATNIAETSITVNDIVHVVDSGLHKEERYDLKTKVSCLETVWVSRANVIQRRGRAGRCQSGFAYHLFPRSRLEKMVPFQVPEILRTPLENLVLQAKIHMPEKTAVEFLSKAVDSPNIKAVDEAVILLQEIGVLDQREYLTTLGQRLAHISTDPRLAKAIVLAAIFRCLHPLLVVVSCLTRDPFSSSLQNRAEVDKVKALLSHDSGSDHLAFVRAVAGWEEVLRWQDRSSRENYLEENLLYAPSLRFIHGLIKQFSENIYEAFLVGKPSDCTLASAQCNEYSEEEELVKGVLMAGLYPNLIQVRQGKVTRQGKFKPNSVTYRTKSGNILLHKSTINREATRLRSRWLTYFMAVKSNGSVFVRDSSQVHPLAVLLLTDGDVHIRDDGRRATISLSDSDLLRLEGDSRTVRLLRELRRALGRMVERSLRSELAALPPGVQQEHGQLLALLAELLRGPCGSFDVRKTADD; from the exons ctTCTAGGGACCTATTAAAAGAGTTCCCACAGCCCAAAAACCTTCTCAACAGTGTAATTGGAAGAGCCCTCGGCATCTCACATGCAAAGGACAAACTGGTCTACGTGCACACGAATGGACCGAAGAAAAAG aaAGTCACCCTCCACATAAAGTGGCCCAAGAGCGTGGAGGTAGAAGGCTATGGCAGCAAGAAGATCGACGCCGAGCGGCAGGCTGCAGCGGCGGCCTGCCAGCTGTTCAAG GGCTGGGGACTGCTGGGTCCCCGAAACGAGCTGTTTGATGCAGCCAAATACCGTGTGCTAGCCGATCGCTTTGGCTCTCCGGCTGACAGCTGGTGGCGCCCGGAACCCACCATGCCACCTACTTCCTGGCGGCAGCTGAACCCTGAGAGCATTCGGCCAGGGGGCCCTGGGGGCCTGTCCCGCTCCTTGGGccgggaggaagaggaggatgaggaggaagagctgGAAGAGGGGACCATTGATGTCACTGACTTCCTGTCCATGACGCAGCAGGACTCCCACACCCCACTCAGGGACTCGAG GGGGGGTTCCTTTGAAATGACAGACGACGACAGTGCTATTAGGGCTCTGACCCAGTTTCCGCTTCCCAAGAACCTTCTGGCCAAAGTGATTCAGATAGCAACATCGTCCTCCACAGCTAAG AACCTCATGCAGTTCCATACCGTGGGCACCAAGACCAAGCTGTCCACCCTCACTCTGCTCTGGCCCTGTCCCATGACCTTTGTCGCCAAAGGGCGCCGCAAAGCGGAGGCTGAGAATAAGGCGGCGGCCCTGGCCTGCAAGAAACTGAAG AGCCTGGGCCTGGTGGACCGCAACAACGAGCCACTTACCCACGCCATGTATAACCTGGCCTCTCTGCGTGAACTGGGTGAGACGCAGCGCCGGCCgtgcaccatccaggtgcctgaGCCCATCCTCCGAAAGATAGAGACCTTCCTGAACCAT TACCCTGTGGACAGTTCGTGGATCTCCCCGGAGCTCCGGCTGCAGAGCGAGGACGTCTTGCCCCTGGGCAAGGACTCAGGGCCCCTGAGTGACCCTATCACAGGCAAGCCCTACGTGCCCCTGTCAGAAGCAGAGGAGGTACGTCTGAGCCAGAACTTGCTGGAGCTGTGGCGGCGGCGAGGGCCAGTCTGGCAGGAGGCCCCCCAGCTCCCTGTGGACCCGCATCGGGACACCATCCTCAACGCCATCGAGCAGCACCCAGTGGTGGTCATCTCTGGGGACACGGGCTGCGGCAAGACCACGCGCATCCCCCAGCTGCTGCTGGAGCGCTACGTGACCGAGGGCCGCGGCGCACGCTGCAACGTGATCATCACGCAGCCGCGTCGCATCTCCGCTGTGTCCGTGGCACAGCGGGTCAGCCATGAACTGGGCCCCTCCTTGCGCCGGAACGTGGGCTTCCAGGTGCGGTTGGAAAGCAAGCCCCCGGCCCGTGGCGGAGCCCTGCTCTTCTGCACCGTGGGCATCTTGCTGCGGAAGCTGCAGAGCAATCCCAGCCTGGAGGGTGTGAGCCACGTCATTGTGGATGAGGTCCACGAGCGGGACGTGAACACGGACTTCCTGCTGATTCTGCTCAAGGGCCTGCAGCGGCTCAACCCGGCCCTGCGACTTGTGCTCATGAGCGCCACGGGCGATAACGAGCGCTTCTCCCGCTATTTTGGTGGCTGCCCTGTCATCAAGGTGCCGGGCTTCATGTACCCGGTCAAGGAGCACTACTTGGAGGACATCCTGGCCAAGCTGGGCAAGCACCAGTACCCGCACCGGCACCGGCACCACGAG tcTGAGGATGAGTGCGCACTCGATTTGGACCTCGTGACGGATCTGGTTCTGCACATTGATGCCCGAGGGGAGCCAG GTGGAAtcctctgcttcctgcctggTTGGCAGGAGATAAAAGGAGTACAGCAACGCCTCCAGGAGGCCCTGGGCATGCACGAAAGCAAGTACCTCATCCTGCCAG TGCACTCCAACATCCCCATGATGGACCAGAAGGCCATATTCCAGCAGCCGCCGGTTGGGGTGCGCAAGATTGTGTTGGCCACCAATATCGCGGAGACGTCGAtcacagtcaatgatattgtgcATGTGGTGGACAGCGGTCTGCACAAGGAGGAGCGCTATGACCTGAAGACCAAG gtgtcCTGCCTGGAGACTGTGTGGGTGTCACGAGCCAACGTGATCCAGCGCCGGGGCCGGGCGGGCCGCTGCCAGTCAGGCTTTGCCTACCACCTGTTCCCGCGGAGCCGGCTGGAGAAAATGGTCCCTTTCCAAGTGCCAGAGATTCTGCGCACGCCGCTCGAGAACCTGGTGCTACAAGCCAAAATCCACATGCCTGAGAAGACG GCAGTGGAGTTCCTTTCCAAGGCCGTGGACAGTCCGAACATCAAGGCGGTGGATGAGGCTGTGATCTTGCTCCAGGAGATCG GGGTGCTGGACCAGCGGGAGTACCTGACCACCCTGGGGCAGCGCCTGGCCCACATCTCCACTGACCCCCGGCTGGCCAAGGCCATAGTGCTGGCCGCCATCTTCCGTTGCCTGCACCCGCTGCTGGTGGTCGTTTCCTGCCTCACCCGGGACCCCTTCAGCAGTAGCCTGCAGAACAGGGCGGAGGTGGACAAG gTGAAGGCACTGTTGAGCCATGATAGCGGCAGTGACCACCTGGCCTTTGTGCGGGCGGTTGCCGGCTGGGAGGAGGTGCTGCGCTGGCAGGACCGCAGCTCCCGTGAGAACTATCTGGAGGAAAACCTGCTGTACGCCCCCAGCCTGCGGTTCATCCATG GACTCATCAAGCAGTTCTCGGAGAACATTTACGAGGCTTTCCTGGTGGGGAAGCCCTCAGACTgcaccctggcctctgcccagtgCAACGAGTACAGCGAAGAGGAGGAGCTGGTGAAGGGTGTGCTGATGGCGGGCCTCTACCCCAACCTCATCCAG GTGAGACAGGGCAAGGTGACCCGGCAGGGCAAATTCAAGCCCAACAGCGTCACTTACAGGACCAAATCAGGAAACATCTTGCTACACAAGTCGACCATTAACAG AGAGGCCACGCGGCTGCGGAGCCGGTGGCTGACGTATTTCATGGCTGTCAAGTCCAACGGCAGTGTCTTTGTCCGGGACTCCTCCCAGGTGCACCCACTAGCTGTGCTGCTGCTGACCGACGGGGACGTCCACATCCGTG atGATGGGCGCCGGGCTACCATCTCCCTGAGCGACAGTGATCTGCTGCGGCTGGAGGGGGACTCGCGCACCGTGCGGCTGCTTCGGGAGCTGCGCCGAGCACTGGGCCGCATGGTGGAGCGGAGTCTGCGCAGCGAGCTGGCCGCTCTGCCGCCGGGCGTGCAGCAGGAGCACGGGCAGCTGCTGGCGCTGCTGGCGGAGCTGCTGCGTGGGCCCTGCGGCAGCTTTGACGTGCGCAAGACGGCGGATGACTGA